The following coding sequences are from one Mesorhizobium onobrychidis window:
- a CDS encoding MlaD family protein — translation METRANYVIVGIFTLAAILAAFAFVYWTAAIGERGETAMLRVRIPGSASGLGRGSFVLFNGVRVGDVRRVYIDLANPTAAIAEAEIGRTTPITKSTQADIGLATLTGQANIELRGADLKEVNLLDQAEAEGRVAEIVANPSAVTNLLQTAQNIFTRADTVLTQLEGFTRDVRGPLTQTVNNVQTFSDALAKNSDGIDKFLASVSSLSDELRGVSGKLDGTLKAAEGLLNAVDKDQIKSIVANVDMVTENLKETSKQFDTVVRNVDTAVGSINDFAQRTQGTLAKVDGVLDGIDPAQVRTALTNIQKASENANEAAADIAKVTNKFANRADDIDQTIKDAQQLAERLNDASVRVDGILAKVDTLLGSGQADGMIADARNTLKSFKQVADTLNARLGTITDNLARFSGQGLQDVEALVQDSRRSISRIEEAVTDLSRNPQRILSGGEGEVRQFDGRARR, via the coding sequence ATGGAAACCAGAGCCAACTACGTCATTGTCGGCATTTTCACGCTAGCCGCGATCCTGGCAGCATTCGCGTTCGTCTATTGGACGGCCGCGATCGGCGAGAGGGGTGAGACGGCGATGCTGCGGGTGCGCATTCCGGGATCAGCTTCCGGTCTCGGCCGCGGCAGTTTCGTGCTGTTCAACGGCGTCAGGGTTGGGGATGTAAGGCGCGTCTATATCGACCTCGCCAACCCGACCGCCGCCATAGCCGAAGCCGAAATAGGCCGCACGACGCCGATCACCAAATCGACGCAGGCCGATATCGGCCTTGCTACCCTCACCGGTCAGGCCAATATCGAACTCAGGGGCGCCGACCTCAAGGAGGTCAACCTTCTCGACCAGGCGGAGGCGGAGGGCCGCGTCGCCGAGATCGTCGCCAACCCGTCGGCGGTCACCAACCTGTTGCAGACAGCCCAGAACATCTTCACCCGCGCCGATACGGTTCTCACCCAGCTCGAAGGCTTCACCAGGGACGTTCGCGGGCCGCTGACGCAGACCGTCAACAATGTGCAGACCTTCTCCGACGCGCTGGCCAAGAACTCTGACGGCATCGACAAATTCCTCGCCAGCGTCAGTTCGCTGTCGGACGAGTTGAGGGGCGTCTCGGGCAAGCTCGACGGCACGCTGAAGGCGGCGGAAGGGCTGCTCAACGCCGTCGACAAGGATCAGATCAAGAGCATTGTCGCCAATGTCGATATGGTGACCGAGAACCTGAAGGAAACCAGCAAGCAGTTCGACACGGTCGTCAGGAATGTCGACACCGCGGTGGGATCGATCAACGATTTCGCCCAACGGACGCAAGGCACGCTGGCCAAGGTCGACGGCGTTCTCGACGGCATCGACCCGGCACAGGTTCGCACCGCGCTGACCAACATCCAGAAGGCCAGCGAAAACGCCAACGAGGCTGCCGCCGACATCGCCAAGGTTACCAACAAATTCGCCAACCGGGCCGACGATATCGACCAGACGATCAAGGACGCGCAACAGCTCGCGGAGCGTCTCAACGACGCTTCGGTGCGCGTCGACGGCATCCTCGCCAAGGTCGATACATTGCTCGGCTCAGGCCAGGCCGACGGCATGATAGCCGATGCCAGGAATACGCTGAAATCGTTCAAGCAGGTCGCCGACACGCTGAACGCCCGCCTCGGCACCATCACCGACAATCTGGCGCGATTCTCCGGTCAGGGCCTGCAGGACGTCGAGGCGCTGGTCCAGGACAGCCGCCGTTCGATCAGCCGCATCGAAGAGGCGGTGACGGATCTCAGCCGCAATCCGCAGCGGATCCTGTCAGGCGGCGAAGGCGAGGTTCGGCAATTCGACGGCAGGGCGCGGCGTTGA
- a CDS encoding ABC-type transport auxiliary lipoprotein family protein, with protein MGGVKSGGLKAGVALLTLSLAGCAFLPGGGPAPLDTFELSAPPLDARGRSRRQILIAQPSALKALDSQNIVIKPSVHSIQYLKGAQWADRLPLIVQARLAETFQRSGSFAGVGKPGEGLAIDYQVIVEVRSFEVRVDGGEHAEVELFVRILNDRNGEVRASKSFTATAPVSGGGNQAYVGALDRAFGDAAKDIVRWTDSVI; from the coding sequence TTGGGCGGGGTCAAATCGGGCGGGCTCAAAGCGGGCGTGGCATTGCTTACGCTTTCGCTAGCCGGTTGCGCGTTTTTGCCGGGCGGCGGGCCGGCGCCCCTGGACACATTCGAACTGTCGGCGCCGCCGCTCGATGCGCGCGGCCGCAGCCGCCGCCAGATCCTCATTGCCCAACCCTCCGCGCTCAAGGCGCTGGACAGCCAGAACATCGTTATCAAGCCGTCTGTGCATTCGATCCAGTACCTCAAGGGCGCGCAATGGGCCGATCGGCTGCCGCTGATCGTGCAGGCGCGGCTGGCCGAGACATTCCAGCGCTCGGGCAGCTTCGCCGGTGTCGGCAAGCCGGGCGAGGGGCTGGCGATCGACTATCAGGTGATCGTCGAAGTCCGTTCCTTCGAAGTCCGGGTTGACGGCGGCGAACATGCCGAGGTCGAGCTGTTCGTGCGGATACTGAACGACCGCAATGGCGAGGTGCGCGCCTCGAAGAGCTTTACCGCGACCGCGCCCGTCTCCGGCGGCGGCAACCAGGCCTATGTCGGCGCGCTCGACCGCGCATTCGGCGATGCCGCCAAGGACATCGTCCGCTGGACCGATTCGGTGATCTGA
- a CDS encoding aldose epimerase family protein, with protein sequence MTPIEPNRSRTWHRSVLGAAVLGMGVLLTGTSAGAGSVDKTPFGNTQDGKAVDLYTLTNDRGASVKFIAYGGIITAINVPDRWGKLDNVVLGFKELADYESMNPYFGALIGRYGNRIGGAKFTLDRTQYQLAANNGPNSLHGGTKGFDKVVWAVEPLSSVSGAAARLNYTSKDGEEGYPGTLTVQVVYSLTNDNELRIDYEATTDKPTVVNLTSHSYFNLAGDGTGGIDDHILTINADRFTPVDATLIPTGQLASVTATPFDFRQGAPIGARIRSNDPQMAYGRGYDHNFVLNRSGGGLSLAARVYEPRSGRIMEISTTEPGVQFYSGNFLDSTLVGAAGQQYRQTDGFCLETQHFPDSPNKPSFPTTVLKPGETLKSTTIHKFSTDAS encoded by the coding sequence ATGACGCCGATCGAACCAAACAGGTCGCGTACCTGGCATAGGTCAGTGCTCGGCGCGGCCGTGCTCGGCATGGGCGTGCTGCTGACGGGAACGAGCGCCGGCGCCGGCTCTGTGGACAAGACCCCATTCGGAAACACGCAGGACGGCAAAGCCGTCGATCTCTACACGCTCACCAACGACAGGGGCGCGTCCGTCAAGTTCATCGCCTATGGCGGTATCATCACGGCGATCAATGTGCCCGACCGCTGGGGCAAGCTCGACAACGTCGTGCTCGGCTTCAAGGAACTCGCCGACTACGAATCCATGAACCCCTATTTCGGCGCCTTGATCGGGCGCTACGGCAATCGCATCGGCGGCGCGAAGTTCACGCTCGACCGCACGCAATACCAACTCGCCGCCAATAACGGGCCGAACAGCCTGCACGGCGGCACGAAAGGCTTCGACAAGGTCGTCTGGGCGGTCGAACCGCTGAGCAGCGTCAGCGGCGCCGCAGCGCGGCTCAACTACACGAGCAAGGATGGCGAGGAAGGCTATCCCGGCACGCTCACGGTCCAGGTCGTCTATAGCCTCACCAACGACAACGAGCTGCGCATCGACTACGAGGCGACGACCGACAAACCAACCGTGGTCAATCTCACGAGTCATTCCTACTTCAATCTCGCCGGCGACGGCACGGGTGGGATCGACGATCACATCCTCACGATCAACGCCGATCGCTTCACGCCGGTCGATGCGACCTTGATCCCGACCGGGCAGCTCGCCTCCGTGACCGCCACGCCGTTCGACTTCCGCCAAGGGGCGCCGATCGGCGCACGCATCCGCTCGAACGACCCACAGATGGCCTATGGCCGCGGATACGATCACAACTTCGTGCTGAACCGGTCGGGTGGTGGACTTTCGCTCGCCGCCCGAGTCTACGAGCCGCGCTCGGGCCGGATCATGGAGATCTCGACCACCGAGCCCGGCGTCCAGTTCTACAGCGGCAACTTCCTCGATTCGACGCTCGTCGGCGCGGCCGGTCAGCAATACCGCCAGACCGACGGCTTCTGCCTTGAGACGCAGCACTTCCCGGATTCGCCGAACAAGCCGTCATTTCCAACGACGGTGCTGAAACCGGGCGAAACGCTGAAGTCGACTACGATACACAAATTCTCCACCGACGCGTCCTAG